The nucleotide sequence CATGTACAATCATGGGCAATGCCGGCATTTACGCTCGTGGCAGGGGCGCTCCGGTGTTGTGGCAAACAGCGACGGCCCCCCGAGACTTTTACTGGGGCAGTACCGAGCCGTTTGCTGGTTGCCCGTCAAAAGACCGCGGGTTGAAAGATCTCCTTCTGCCCCGAATGTTCAGTCCAGCTTCTCTCTGAAATGGCGTGCTTGTTGGCGTAGACAGGAAGTCACTCGCCCGCCTTCGAACTGGCGCTCCTGACTCCATTGCGCGCCGATTCGTTCTCGCATCAAATCGCGCAAACAGCATGGCCTCCCGGAGGGTCCGGCTCGAGCCTAAGACGGAGACGAGGCCCAGCGCCATCAGCAGCACGCCAAGCCAGGTTGCCATCCAGCCGCGGCCGTCATCGGCCGCCTCGGCGTTCGGAAAGGCGACCGGCGCGGCAGCGTCGCTGGCGGCTGGCGCGGCTGCCGGAAGCGTCTCCACGTCGATCTGGCGCGACGTGGGTTGGTCAAGCGTGAGCTGATCGGTCGCGCGGTTGGCGACCGGTGCCGGCGGCACGAAGGCTGCGGCCCCCGTAGTTGGGAGGGAAGCGGCATCGACCACCTTAAGCTCGGACGCGGGCTGCGTCGGCTGAGACGTTTCCGCTGGTGCGGAGCGCAACAGCTCCGCACGCGCATTCATGACCGCCTTGCGCCGCGCGGCCTCATTCTCCTCGACAGCCGCGATCCGAGGCTTCGCGGCGCGATGACGAACCTGCTTCACCGTCGCAGTCCCCTCGGCAGCCTGGAACCAGCATTTGCGGCGTCCCTCAGAACGATAGACCCAGCGCTGCCCCTCCGCCGTTGACGTACCGGGTCGCGGCAAGCACTCCCTTTCCTTTTCCGCGGAAGCGGGCTCAGGAGCCGGCTGGGGAGGAGAGACATTGAACAAGTCTGCAAGAGGATTCGAAGACGCAGGCGAAGTCGGGAGACCTGCGAGAAGGACAAAGGCGGCGATGCAAAATCGCAGATGACCGGACATGAGAACCCCGGAGTTGCGCCCCCGCGGAAACGACCTTTGGTCGCGACCTGGGTCACAATGCGGCTCAAATCCGGCAAGGGGATGGATTCATTCTGGTCCGGAAACGAGATTGAGACCAGCCCGGTCCTGCAGACGCGCGAAAGGCGTCGAAGGTGACTTCTTCCTCGCCTCGAACCCGCTGGGGTCGTTGAAACTCAGTAAGTCATGTTGCGGCCCGCATCGATGTGGCGTGGCGGGACCGATGATTGACGGTGCCGCGGACCGTGAGACCGGCCGTCCAAAACACAGGAGGACACAGCCCAAGACGACGCGAATTCGCAACCGACCGGCGGTGCGGGCAGGTCGTCGATACGCATTATTCCGCAGCGAACGGCGCTTCGCGCGGCACGATGATCCGGATCTTCGTTCCCGCGCCGGGCTTGGTTTCCAGATTGATCCGGCCGCCTAAGCGATTGGTCACGATGTTGTGGACGATGTGCAATCCGAGGCCGGTGCTGCCCTGATCGCGCCGGGTTGTGAAAAACGGGTCGAACACGTGGCGCTTGATCTCCGGGCTCATGCCGCGGCCGTCGTCCGAAAACAGCACTTCAACGTTATGCTTGCCCGACGCCTGGGCCGCGATGTGGACGGATCCGCGTGCGCCGTCCGGAAAGGCGTGCACCGCGGCATTGTGAACCAGGTTGGTGAGCACCTGGCCGTAAGGTCCGGGATAGCTGTTCATCGCGAGATCGGGCTCGCATTCGATGCTGATCACAAGGTTTCTACGCAGCCCGAAACGCAGTCCTTTAACGACCTGCTCGGTCACCTGGCCGAGATCAAAGCCTCTCCGGTCCGACACGTTGCGATCCGCCGCAACCTGCTTGAACGACTGTATCAAGTCGATCGCGTGATTGAGGTTGATCATGATTTGCGATGCCGCCTCCCGGCTTGTCGCAATGAATTCAGTCAGGGTCGACCGACGCACGCCGCCGCTGGCAACATCGGCTTCAAATCGATCGGCCTTGTTGATGAATGCCGAGGCGACGGTCAGACTGGTGCCGACGGGGGTGTTGAGCTCGTGCGCGACACCGGCCACCAGCCTTCCCAGCGCGGCCAGCTTCTCGGTCTGCACGAGACTGTCCTGCGCGGCGCGGAGATCATCGAGCGATTGCGACAATTGCCTTGTGCGTTCCTGGACCTCGGTGAACAGCCGCGTGTTCTCGATGGCGATGACCGCCTGACCAGCGAAGGTTTTCAGGAGCTCGACCTGCGCCCTGGGAAACAATTGCGGCTCCAGCCGCATGACCGCAATGGCGCCGATCGCGACGTCGTCACGTAACATCGGCACGACGAGGATACTGCGATAGCCCGATGTTCTCTGCAGTTCACTGTATCCGCCGGAGACGAGCACGTCCGGCTCGTGCACGACGCGGCGCTCGCGGATGGCGACCGAGATCAGATTTTTGCTGGTCAGCGGGGCAGGGTAGGCCTTGCGCACCGCGGCCACCGATTCCGGGGAGAACTGATCGTACGCGACCAGATGGACATCCTCGCCCTCCCGGCGATAGACGGCGCTCAGCACACTCTGGCAGAGCCGCGCCGCGTTCCTGACGATCCTGTCGAACACCGGCTGGATGCCGGTCGGCGAGTCCGAGATGAGCGTCAATATCTCCGCTGTCGCGGCTTGCCGCTCCCTGGCTTCCTGAAGTTCGAGGACGAGTTGTTCGACTTCCGTTGTGGCGGGACTTTCGGTTTTCGTTTTTGCAGGGTTGGAGGCGCGCGCTGCTTTTGACCCAGGGCGGCGCTTTGCCGTGGTCGTCGCGTGGCTTCTCGATCTGGTTGGTCCGCCGCCTGCTTTCATTGCCTGCCCCAAGCCTTCCGGATAAGCCATCGTATCGGCTTAAGCCCGCAAAGGGGAAGGGCGTCCGTCGAGCATGTCGGCGACGACGGGGGGACGGCGAGAATGGAAACAGAGCGTAGACCAGCCTCGCTGTCATTCCCTGGCATCGCGAACGCGATGAACCCGGAATCCATCCCGCCATTTGCGGCCGGCCTTCTGGATCAGCGGCACCCAGCGATTGATTTTTGACTGGACATCGTCGCGGATGCCGCTCGGGGTGTTGGTCGGGGCGCCATATTTATCGTTGTTGCTTATCGTTTGATTTGACGGGCGAGCACGCGGTCGACCATCGCGCCGGCGGTTCCGAGATAGTTCGATGGCTCGCACAAGGCGGCGAGCCGATCGCGGGGCAGGGCGGATGCGATCGCCGGCCGCCGCAGCAACGCATCGAGCAGCGCGTCGCCACGGTCGAACGCGTCGCGGCAGGCGGCATAGACCTCGTCATGCGCAAGCTGACGGCCAAGCGCGGGCGCGAGCCCCATCATGACCGCTTCGGCCACGATCAGCCCGCGCGTGGAATCGAGGTTTCGCTTCATCGCCGCCGGATCGACGATCAAGCCAGAGAGCATGAATTGCGCCTGCACCAGCGACCCGGCCGTCAGAAGACAGACCTGCGGCAACGCCAGCCATTCGCAGTGCCAGGGCCCAGTGGCGCGCTCGAGATCCTGCACCATGGCGTCGAGCATCAGCGAGGCGGCATCGCGGGACATTTTTGCGTTCGCCAGCAGAATTTCCGACGAGATCGGGTTGCGCTTCTGCGGCATGGTCGAGGAAGCGCCGCGATGCGAGGCGAACGGTTCGAACACCTCGCCGATCTCGGTCGCCATCAGGATCATGACGTCATAGCCGATCTTGCCGAGCGCGCCGCAGATTACGGCAAGCGTCTGGACCAGTTCGACCAGCCCGTCGCGCGCGACGTGCCAGGTGATGTCAGGCTCAGTGAGACCGAGGGCGCGCGCATAGGCGGCGCGCACATCCAGTCCGCGTTCGCCGAGCGACGCCAGCGTTCCCGCCGCACCGCCCAGTTGCGCCTGCAATGCGCGAGGCTTGGCTTGTTCGAGCCGGTCGGCCGAGCGCTGCAGCGCCGAGAGCCAGATCCCAGCCTTGTGCCCGAATGTGATCGGCAGGGCCTGCTGAAGATGGGTTCGCCCTGCCATCGGCGTATCGCGATGGAGACGGGCGAGATCGGCAAGTGCGGCCATGGCCTCGACGAGCTGGGCTTCGATCAGCGTAACCGCTTCGCGCAGTTGCAGCACCGTCGCGGTATCCATGATGTCCTGGGTGGTCGCGCCCCAATGCACGTAGCGGCCGGCTTCGCCGAGCTGCTGCGAGAGCTGGCGCACCAGGCCAACGATGGGATAGCCGACATTCTCGGTGTCGCATTTCAACTGCTCGCTATCGAGCGCAATCGCCGGGGCGAGGCGGGCGATCGCCTGTGCCGCCTCTGGCGGAATCACGCCCGTCTCGCCCTGGGCCACGGCAAGCGCCACTTCGGCCTGCACATAGGCCCTGAGCTGGGCTTCGTCGGAAAACACCGCCCGCATGGCCGGCGTCGAGAACACGTCGCGATAGAGGACGCTGTCGAAGATCGTGCTGGCCACCGGTCATTTCACTCCCTGTTGGTATGTATGGCCATATGATTGATACGTACAAATTTGTCGAGACGCGCGAACGGCCTCAGGGGAGTTTTCAGCAGACGCTCGGCTCATTGAGCGATCTCGTGGCGCTGGCTGCTGCGACGGATCGCGATATCAGAAGCATCGACACCGTCGTGATGGAGAACGCCAATTGCCGGCCTATCTCTCATACCAACCGACGAGGATAGCTTCTGCGATCGCGTGCTGGCGCGCCTCTCGCTCAATATCACGGCAGGACGCGCTGGCTTTTGCCGGAATATGGTCCGTCGAGAGGGCGATCAACCGGAAATGATAATGATGAGGTCCATGGCCGCGAGGCGGACACGGGCCGCCATAGCCCACTTTCCGAAAATCGTTGACCGCCTGCTTCATTTTCATGTTCTGCGCGGCGCCGTCCGCGAGCTCCGTTAGCACTGGCGGAAGATCGTAAATCGCCCAATGATGCCATGTGCCGGCGGGCGCGTCGGGATCGTCGCACAGCAGGACGAAACTTCGCGTTCCGGCTGGCGCGCCGGACCATTGCAAAGGCGGCGACAGGTTTTCTCCATCGCAGGTGAAGCGTCGAGGAATAGCCGCTCCATCGGCGAAGGCATTGGAAACGAGCTTCATGGCGCTCTCCATCGGGCTGCAGGAGACGTCGGCCCGGGCTTGGCGAGATCTCCCAGCCGGTCCGGCTCGACCTTGCCCGGTGCAAAATCCAATAACTCCGACTGGATCCGGGAAGTTCATCGGACATTGACTAAAATCAGGCCCGTAGACAAAGGGGGCCTTGTCCGGTGAAGGCAGAGTGACGCCGGAAATACGTGGAAACGCTGCGGCAGAGTAGCTTGCGATGCGACCGATCTTCCAGCCGAGCCTCGTCAACGGTCGCTATGGCGACCCGACGATCTATGTGGAGACGCTGTTCGAAAAGCACAGCCTGCTGTTCGATGTCGGAGAAATCGCTTCTCTGTCAGCGCGGAAGATACGGCGTGTCGACCAAATTTTCGTCTCGCATGCACATATCGATCATTTCGTCGGCTTCGACCATCTGCTCCGTTTGCTGGTCGGGCGCGAGAAAGCGGTGCAACTCTACGGTCCACCCGGGTTCGCCGAGCGCGTCTTTCACAAGCTTCAGGCCTATCGATGGAATCTGGTCGAAGCCTATCCTTGCGATCTGGTTTTCGTTGTGAGCGAATTCGAAACGCCGAATTCCATGTCGACCACGCGGTTCCGCCTGAAGAAGGCGTTTGCCGCGGAGCCATCAGTCTCACACAAAAACCGTGCTGGCGTGCTCTGCGATGAGCCGACCCATCGCGTGTCGGCCGCGATCCTTGAACACGGCACGCCCTGCCTTGCCTTTGCCCTGCAGGAAGCAGCGCATGTGAACATCTGGAAGAACCGATTGTCGGAGCGCGGACTTCCCGTTGGTCCATGGTTGCGCTCCCTCAAGAAGGCCGTTGTCGAGCGTCGCGCGGACGATCATTTGGTCCATATCGACGGACCGGCGACGTCGGATGATCGTCTTGTACCGCTTGGCAGCCTGCGTGATGTCCTGACGGTCGCCGCCGGTCAGAAAATTGCCTATGTTACCGATGTCGCCGACACGCCGGCCAACCGTGCCGCCATCGTGGCGCTCGTTCAGAGTGCGGACATCCTGTTCATTGAGGCCGCATTTGCCAGGACGGACGCCGGATTGGCGAGGGACCGGGGCCACCTTACGACCACGGCTGCCGGAGAAATTGCGCGGGAGGCCAATGTGCGCCGCGTCGAGCCGTTTCACTTTTCTCCGCGCTATTCGGGAGAGGAGGAGCGGATGCTGGCCGAGGTGATGGCGGCATTCAGAGGATCTCACGCCTGACGCGGATACTGGAGCAGCATTTCATGCTCGACGAAAGACAATTGCCGGCTGCGCACAGGAAATCGGTGCGGCTCTTTCTATGCGGAGATGTCATGTGCGGCCGCGGTATCGACCAGGTACTGGCGCACCCCTGCAGCCCCGAGATCTACGAAGCTTACATGCGATCGGCGGAGAGCTACGTGCTGCTCGCCGAGCAGGC is from Bradyrhizobium sp. AZCC 2176 and encodes:
- the pcaB gene encoding 3-carboxy-cis,cis-muconate cycloisomerase encodes the protein MASTIFDSVLYRDVFSTPAMRAVFSDEAQLRAYVQAEVALAVAQGETGVIPPEAAQAIARLAPAIALDSEQLKCDTENVGYPIVGLVRQLSQQLGEAGRYVHWGATTQDIMDTATVLQLREAVTLIEAQLVEAMAALADLARLHRDTPMAGRTHLQQALPITFGHKAGIWLSALQRSADRLEQAKPRALQAQLGGAAGTLASLGERGLDVRAAYARALGLTEPDITWHVARDGLVELVQTLAVICGALGKIGYDVMILMATEIGEVFEPFASHRGASSTMPQKRNPISSEILLANAKMSRDAASLMLDAMVQDLERATGPWHCEWLALPQVCLLTAGSLVQAQFMLSGLIVDPAAMKRNLDSTRGLIVAEAVMMGLAPALGRQLAHDEVYAACRDAFDRGDALLDALLRRPAIASALPRDRLAALCEPSNYLGTAGAMVDRVLARQIKR
- a CDS encoding YbhB/YbcL family Raf kinase inhibitor-like protein — its product is MKLVSNAFADGAAIPRRFTCDGENLSPPLQWSGAPAGTRSFVLLCDDPDAPAGTWHHWAIYDLPPVLTELADGAAQNMKMKQAVNDFRKVGYGGPCPPRGHGPHHYHFRLIALSTDHIPAKASASCRDIEREARQHAIAEAILVGWYER
- a CDS encoding ribonuclease Z, coding for MRPIFQPSLVNGRYGDPTIYVETLFEKHSLLFDVGEIASLSARKIRRVDQIFVSHAHIDHFVGFDHLLRLLVGREKAVQLYGPPGFAERVFHKLQAYRWNLVEAYPCDLVFVVSEFETPNSMSTTRFRLKKAFAAEPSVSHKNRAGVLCDEPTHRVSAAILEHGTPCLAFALQEAAHVNIWKNRLSERGLPVGPWLRSLKKAVVERRADDHLVHIDGPATSDDRLVPLGSLRDVLTVAAGQKIAYVTDVADTPANRAAIVALVQSADILFIEAAFARTDAGLARDRGHLTTTAAGEIAREANVRRVEPFHFSPRYSGEEERMLAEVMAAFRGSHA